In Chitinibacter sp. SCUT-21, a single genomic region encodes these proteins:
- the fabF gene encoding beta-ketoacyl-ACP synthase II, translating into MSKRRVVVTGLGQVSPVGNDVATGWANLLAGKSGIGMITRFDASDLACQIAGEVKDFDIGQYISPKDARRMDVFIHYGIAAALQAVADAGLDDIAGLDKTRVGVNIGSGIGGLPLIENTGVDVVHGGPRKIGPFFIPGSLVNLIAGHVSIIKGYQGPSYGIVSACTTGAHCIGDSARMIQYGDADIMVAGGAEGAISKLGIGGFAAMKALSTRNDDPATSSRPWDKGRDGFVMGEGAGVLVLEEYEHAKKRGAKIYAELVGFGMSSDAHHITAPNADGPARGVLNALRDAGLNATDVDYVNAHGTSTPLGDANETNALKIALGDHAKKVVVNSTKSMTGHLLGGAGGVEALYSVLALHHQVSPPTINIFEQDIEAGCDLDYCANTARDMKIDVAISNSFGFGGTNGTLVFRRV; encoded by the coding sequence GTGTCTAAACGCAGAGTAGTTGTTACCGGGTTGGGTCAAGTATCGCCCGTCGGCAATGATGTTGCCACTGGCTGGGCCAACCTGCTTGCTGGCAAGTCTGGTATTGGTATGATCACCCGATTTGACGCGAGCGATCTGGCTTGCCAAATCGCCGGTGAAGTAAAAGATTTCGACATCGGACAGTACATCAGCCCGAAAGATGCACGTCGTATGGATGTGTTCATCCATTACGGTATCGCTGCGGCATTGCAGGCCGTTGCTGATGCTGGCTTGGATGATATTGCTGGTTTGGATAAAACCCGTGTTGGCGTGAATATCGGTTCGGGTATCGGTGGTTTGCCATTGATCGAGAATACCGGCGTTGACGTTGTCCACGGCGGCCCACGCAAAATTGGCCCGTTCTTTATTCCTGGCTCTCTGGTGAATTTGATTGCTGGCCACGTATCAATTATCAAAGGCTACCAGGGCCCGTCGTACGGCATCGTTTCGGCGTGTACGACTGGCGCACATTGTATCGGCGACTCAGCCCGTATGATTCAATACGGCGATGCAGATATCATGGTGGCGGGTGGCGCTGAAGGTGCGATCTCTAAACTGGGTATCGGCGGCTTTGCAGCGATGAAAGCCCTGTCGACTCGCAATGATGATCCAGCGACTTCGTCTCGTCCATGGGACAAAGGCCGTGATGGTTTTGTGATGGGTGAGGGCGCGGGTGTCTTGGTACTGGAAGAGTACGAACACGCGAAAAAACGTGGCGCGAAAATCTATGCTGAGCTAGTTGGTTTTGGTATGAGCTCTGACGCACACCATATCACTGCGCCAAATGCTGATGGCCCTGCGCGTGGCGTATTGAATGCGCTGCGCGATGCTGGCTTGAACGCAACAGACGTAGATTATGTGAATGCACACGGTACATCTACGCCACTGGGCGACGCGAACGAAACCAATGCACTGAAAATTGCGTTGGGCGATCACGCGAAGAAAGTCGTGGTGAACTCAACCAAATCAATGACCGGTCACTTATTGGGTGGCGCGGGTGGTGTTGAGGCCTTGTACTCTGTATTGGCCTTGCATCATCAAGTATCGCCACCAACCATCAATATCTTCGAACAAGATATTGAAGCGGGTTGCGATCTGGATTATTGCGCCAATACTGCGCGTGATATGAAGATCGACGTTGCGATCTCCAATAGCTTCGGCTTTGGTGGTACCAACGGTACTTTGGTATTCCGCCGCGTTTAA
- a CDS encoding thermonuclease family protein, whose amino-acid sequence MKVTAAQQRAIFRLFSAKTWPQRIVALIIVLVGAWACIKPTPSEPGKLTTGMVINGQVVGVADGDTVTVLDDDKKQYKLRLAYIDAPEKAMPFGQAAKKSLSDLVYGQTIQADIDDVDRYGRGVARITKGAQDINFQQVVNGYAWHYTQYAKTQSGSDYSRYQSAQEAAQRDQSGLWADKNPTPPWDWRKAKRNN is encoded by the coding sequence ATGAAAGTCACTGCCGCACAACAACGCGCTATTTTCCGCCTATTTAGTGCTAAAACCTGGCCACAACGGATTGTGGCGCTGATCATCGTTTTGGTCGGCGCTTGGGCCTGTATCAAGCCTACACCGAGCGAGCCTGGCAAATTAACGACGGGCATGGTGATCAACGGCCAGGTTGTTGGTGTTGCTGATGGCGATACCGTCACCGTGCTGGATGACGATAAAAAACAATATAAGCTGCGGTTGGCCTACATTGATGCGCCAGAAAAAGCAATGCCATTTGGCCAAGCAGCCAAGAAATCACTCTCTGACTTGGTCTACGGTCAAACGATCCAAGCGGATATTGACGATGTGGATCGATATGGACGTGGCGTAGCACGCATCACTAAAGGCGCACAAGATATCAATTTTCAGCAAGTTGTGAACGGCTACGCTTGGCACTATACCCAATACGCCAAGACACAGAGCGGCAGCGACTATTCACGTTATCAATCAGCACAAGAAGCGGCACAGCGTGATCAAAGCGGCTTATGGGCCGATAAAAATCCAACCCCACCGTGGGATTGGCGTAAAGCGAAACGGAACAACTAA